In one window of Neisseria subflava DNA:
- a CDS encoding heavy-metal-associated domain-containing protein, producing the protein MQTVTLNIDGMTCGGCVKSVTRLLEGVEGVEKAEVNLENKNAVITFDESKTDTDALIDAVEDGGYDVAL; encoded by the coding sequence ATGCAAACTGTTACCCTCAATATCGACGGCATGACCTGCGGCGGCTGCGTGAAAAGCGTAACCCGTCTTTTGGAAGGCGTAGAAGGCGTGGAAAAAGCAGAAGTCAACTTGGAAAACAAAAATGCAGTGATTACTTTTGATGAAAGCAAGACAGATACCGACGCGCTGATTGATGCCGTAGAAGACGGCGGCTATGATGTGGCTTTGTAA
- a CDS encoding sugar transporter produces the protein MTSTFKQWVSVCALAVGAFIFNTTEYIPIALLSDIGQSFDKPATEVGMMITVYAWIVALLSLPLMLMTKNIERRKLLLMLFALFALFHALSFFSWNFNILLVSRIGIALTHAVFWSITASLAVRLAPTGKTNQALGLLSTGTVLAMVLGIPLGRVIGQYFGWQLSFLLIGVCAAGVMLVLAKNLPALPSQNTGSLSSLPSLFKRRNLMLLYAMTVLIITAHFTAYSYIEPFVLQVGGFKAEQVTIVLSLYGLAGFAASYLFGKWFAKSQRLFMLGAVAVILLSALLLLPFASFPYAVYALVFIWGVAIVIVSLGMVSKVLAFASDATDVANSIYSGLYNVGIGGGALLGHYVTVWFGLSNIGIAGALLAAAGLAVCGLLFKEQDNLAQNV, from the coding sequence ATGACTTCAACATTCAAACAATGGGTTAGCGTATGCGCTCTGGCGGTGGGGGCGTTTATTTTCAATACCACCGAATACATTCCGATTGCGCTTTTGAGCGACATCGGTCAGAGCTTTGACAAACCGGCAACGGAAGTGGGCATGATGATTACGGTGTATGCGTGGATTGTTGCGCTCCTATCGCTGCCGCTGATGCTGATGACGAAAAACATCGAACGGCGCAAATTATTGCTGATGCTGTTTGCACTGTTTGCGCTGTTTCACGCGCTGTCGTTCTTTTCTTGGAACTTCAACATCCTCTTGGTCAGCCGTATCGGGATTGCGCTGACACACGCGGTATTTTGGTCGATTACGGCTTCTTTGGCGGTACGGCTTGCGCCCACCGGCAAAACCAATCAGGCTCTGGGCTTGCTCAGTACGGGTACGGTTTTGGCGATGGTTTTGGGCATTCCGCTGGGGCGCGTGATCGGGCAATACTTCGGCTGGCAGCTCAGTTTCCTGCTGATCGGCGTCTGCGCTGCCGGCGTAATGCTGGTGTTGGCCAAAAATCTGCCTGCTTTACCCAGCCAAAATACCGGCTCTTTAAGCAGCCTGCCGAGTTTGTTCAAGCGCCGCAATCTGATGCTGCTTTATGCAATGACGGTGTTGATTATTACGGCACATTTCACGGCATACAGCTATATCGAGCCTTTTGTGTTGCAAGTTGGCGGATTTAAGGCTGAACAAGTCACCATCGTTTTGAGCCTGTACGGTTTGGCAGGCTTCGCCGCTTCTTATCTGTTTGGCAAATGGTTTGCCAAATCGCAACGCCTGTTTATGCTTGGCGCGGTGGCGGTCATCCTGCTCTCCGCCCTGCTGCTTCTGCCGTTTGCCTCTTTCCCTTATGCGGTGTACGCGCTGGTGTTTATTTGGGGCGTGGCCATCGTCATCGTCAGCTTGGGCATGGTGTCGAAAGTCTTGGCATTTGCCTCGGATGCAACAGATGTGGCCAACTCGATTTATTCAGGTTTGTACAATGTCGGCATCGGCGGCGGTGCGCTTTTGGGGCATTATGTAACCGTCTGGTTCGGCCTTTCCAATATCGGCATTGCCGGAGCCTTGCTAGCGGCGGCTGGTTTAGCCGTTTGCGGTTTGTTGTTTAAGGAACAAGACAATCTGGCGCAAAACGTTTAA
- a CDS encoding peptidylprolyl isomerase, with protein MIILHTNKGDITIELDFDKAPVTAKNFEQYVKDGFYDGVIFHRVIKGFMIQGGGMDENMNEKETRDPIQNEASNGLPNEKYTIAMARTSDPHSASAQFFINTADNAFLNFRSKELYGKTVVQDWGYAVFGKVVDGFDVVDAIEGVSTKRHGYHDDVPSEPVIITKAEVV; from the coding sequence ATGATTATCCTGCACACCAACAAAGGCGACATCACAATCGAACTCGATTTCGACAAAGCCCCCGTTACTGCTAAAAACTTCGAGCAATACGTTAAAGACGGCTTCTACGACGGCGTAATCTTCCACCGCGTCATCAAAGGCTTCATGATTCAAGGCGGCGGCATGGATGAAAACATGAACGAAAAAGAAACCCGCGATCCGATTCAAAACGAAGCGTCCAACGGTTTGCCTAACGAAAAATACACCATCGCCATGGCGCGTACTTCCGATCCTCATTCTGCCAGCGCGCAATTCTTCATCAACACCGCCGACAACGCTTTCCTGAACTTCCGTTCTAAAGAGCTGTACGGCAAAACCGTAGTCCAAGACTGGGGCTATGCCGTATTCGGTAAAGTCGTTGACGGTTTTGACGTTGTCGATGCCATCGAAGGCGTTTCTACCAAACGTCACGGCTACCACGACGACGTACCGAGCGAGCCTGTCATCATCACTAAAGCCGAAGTGGTTTAA
- the ypfJ gene encoding KPN_02809 family neutral zinc metallopeptidase — MDWKGREQSQNVEDRRGSRGGGGGGKTPGILGIIVVLVGAYYGVDLSGLVGGSSSMGIPTQQASRLDSQQEAELNELSRVVLADTEKAWGKYFQQHGQSYRPTTMVLYEGGTSTACGTGQSAMGPFYCPGDQKVYLDLSFYEDMRTKLESASDAAFAYVIAHEVGHHVQNLLGILPKVHKMQQQVGKKEANALSVKLELQADCFAGIWGHYAVNNNIFKAEDIKKAMLAAESVGDDRLQKQAQGYVVPDSFTHGSSEERMTWLKRGLESGDINQCNTFNN; from the coding sequence ATGGATTGGAAAGGTCGTGAACAAAGCCAAAACGTCGAAGATCGCCGTGGAAGCCGTGGCGGCGGCGGTGGCGGCAAAACGCCGGGCATACTAGGCATTATCGTGGTTTTGGTCGGTGCATATTACGGCGTGGATTTGAGCGGTTTGGTTGGCGGCTCATCTTCGATGGGCATTCCTACCCAGCAAGCTTCCCGACTCGACAGCCAACAAGAAGCCGAATTGAACGAGCTGTCCCGTGTCGTCCTTGCCGATACGGAAAAAGCATGGGGCAAATACTTTCAACAACACGGTCAAAGCTATAGACCGACGACCATGGTGTTGTATGAAGGCGGTACATCCACCGCCTGCGGTACGGGCCAATCTGCCATGGGTCCATTTTACTGCCCGGGCGACCAAAAAGTTTATTTGGATTTGAGTTTCTACGAAGACATGCGCACCAAGCTCGAATCCGCTAGCGATGCCGCGTTTGCATACGTTATTGCCCATGAAGTCGGCCATCACGTTCAAAACCTGCTCGGCATTCTGCCTAAAGTCCACAAAATGCAACAACAAGTCGGCAAGAAAGAGGCCAATGCCCTTTCCGTCAAACTCGAATTGCAGGCCGACTGTTTCGCCGGTATTTGGGGACACTACGCCGTCAACAACAATATCTTCAAAGCCGAAGACATTAAAAAAGCGATGCTTGCCGCCGAATCCGTCGGCGACGACCGCTTGCAGAAACAAGCTCAGGGCTATGTCGTTCCCGACAGCTTTACCCATGGCTCGTCTGAAGAACGCATGACTTGGCTCAAGCGTGGTTTGGAAAGCGGCGACATCAACCAGTGCAACACTTTCAACAATTGA
- a CDS encoding SGNH/GDSL hydrolase family protein: protein MTVYLIGDSVRLASEPYTRAALPEADIVSPSENCRSSYDVLEHIGQWTEGATVGDIIHINCGLHDIRHNQGCNEPVADIDTYRNNLTRIFDYLKQIGAKIIWASSTPFLESVHNIVKPSRRYLADLKAYNRVAEDLARQYGFAVNDLYSLMFGQDLTDVMLCDGLHFNEFGSKMIGKAVAEAILKQMD, encoded by the coding sequence ATGACCGTTTACTTAATCGGCGATTCCGTTCGGCTTGCATCGGAGCCTTACACACGCGCCGCTTTGCCTGAGGCGGATATTGTTTCTCCATCGGAAAACTGCCGCTCGTCGTATGATGTGCTAGAGCATATCGGGCAATGGACAGAGGGCGCGACTGTGGGAGACATTATCCACATCAACTGCGGTTTGCATGACATCCGCCACAATCAAGGCTGTAATGAGCCGGTGGCCGATATAGACACCTACCGCAACAACCTGACCCGAATTTTCGATTATCTGAAACAGATAGGTGCAAAAATTATTTGGGCGAGCAGCACGCCCTTTTTGGAAAGCGTACACAATATCGTCAAACCCTCGCGCCGTTATCTGGCCGACTTGAAGGCCTATAACCGTGTGGCTGAGGATTTGGCAAGGCAATATGGTTTTGCCGTCAATGATTTATACAGTCTGATGTTTGGGCAGGATTTGACTGATGTGATGCTGTGTGACGGACTTCATTTCAATGAGTTCGGCAGTAAGATGATAGGCAAGGCAGTAGCCGAAGCAATATTGAAACAGATGGACTAA
- a CDS encoding heavy metal translocating P-type ATPase, whose amino-acid sequence MQQKVRFQIEGMTCQACASRIEKVLNKKDFVESAGVNFASEEAQVVFDDSQTSAADIAKIIKKTGYGAKEKTEDALPQAEAEHHIGWRLWLLLAINIPFLIGMAGMMIGRHDWMIPPVWQFVLASVVQLWLAVPFYKSAWASIKGGLANMDVLVTIGTVSIYLYSVYMLFFSTHAAHGMAHVYFEVGVMVIGFVSLGKFLEHRTKKSSLNSLGLLLKLTPTQVNVQRDGEWKQLPIDQVQIGDLIRANHGERIAADGIIESGSGWADESHLTGESNPEEKKAGGKVLAGALMTEGSVVYRATQLGSQTLLGDMMNALSEAQGSKAPIARVADKAAAVFVPAVVGIALLTFIATWLMKGDWTIALMHAVAVLVIACPCALGLATPAAIMVGMGKAVKHGIWFKDAAAMEEAAHVDAVVLDKTGTLTEGRPQVAAVYCVPDNGFDEDALYRIAAAVEQNAAHPLARAIVSAAQARGLEIPAAQNAQTVVGAGITAEVEGIGLVKAGKLDFTELKLPENLSDDVWRIASIVAVSANGKPIGAFALADALKADTAEAIGRLKKHNIDVYIMSGDNQGTVEYVAKQLGITHAFGNMSPRDKAAEVQKLKAAGKTVAMVGDGINDAPALAAANVSFAMKGGADVAEHTASATLMQHSVNQLADALLVSQATLKNIKQNLFFAFFYNILGIPLAALGFLNPVIAGAAMAASSVSVLSNALRLKRVNIE is encoded by the coding sequence ATGCAACAAAAAGTCCGTTTCCAAATCGAAGGCATGACCTGTCAGGCCTGCGCTTCGCGCATTGAGAAAGTGTTGAACAAAAAAGACTTTGTCGAATCGGCGGGGGTGAACTTCGCCAGCGAGGAGGCGCAGGTGGTGTTTGACGACAGCCAAACCTCCGCCGCCGACATCGCCAAAATCATCAAGAAAACCGGTTACGGTGCAAAAGAAAAAACGGAAGACGCGCTGCCGCAAGCTGAAGCAGAACACCATATCGGCTGGAGGCTGTGGCTTTTGCTGGCCATTAATATCCCGTTCTTAATCGGCATGGCAGGCATGATGATCGGGCGGCACGATTGGATGATTCCGCCTGTATGGCAATTTGTGCTGGCAAGCGTGGTGCAGCTTTGGCTGGCGGTGCCGTTTTACAAAAGCGCGTGGGCAAGCATTAAGGGCGGGTTGGCGAACATGGATGTGCTGGTTACCATCGGCACGGTATCGATTTACCTGTATTCCGTTTATATGCTGTTTTTCAGCACGCACGCGGCGCACGGCATGGCACACGTGTATTTTGAAGTAGGCGTGATGGTGATCGGTTTTGTGTCGTTGGGCAAATTTTTGGAACACCGCACCAAAAAATCCAGCCTCAACAGCTTGGGTCTGCTGCTGAAACTCACGCCGACCCAAGTCAACGTGCAGCGAGACGGAGAATGGAAACAACTGCCCATCGACCAAGTGCAAATCGGCGACCTTATCCGCGCCAATCACGGCGAACGCATCGCTGCCGACGGCATTATCGAGAGCGGCAGCGGCTGGGCGGACGAGAGCCACCTCACCGGCGAATCCAATCCCGAAGAGAAAAAGGCGGGTGGCAAAGTGTTGGCGGGTGCGCTGATGACCGAAGGCAGCGTGGTGTACCGCGCTACGCAGCTCGGCAGCCAAACCCTGCTCGGCGACATGATGAACGCGCTCTCCGAAGCGCAAGGCAGCAAAGCGCCGATTGCGCGCGTGGCGGACAAGGCGGCGGCGGTGTTCGTGCCTGCCGTCGTGGGCATCGCGCTTCTGACTTTTATTGCCACTTGGCTGATGAAAGGCGATTGGACGATTGCGCTGATGCACGCCGTTGCCGTTTTGGTGATTGCCTGCCCGTGCGCGCTCGGTCTGGCAACGCCCGCCGCGATTATGGTCGGCATGGGCAAAGCGGTGAAACACGGCATTTGGTTTAAAGACGCGGCGGCGATGGAAGAAGCCGCCCACGTCGATGCCGTCGTGTTGGACAAAACCGGCACGCTGACCGAAGGCAGGCCGCAGGTTGCCGCCGTCTATTGCGTGCCCGACAACGGCTTTGACGAAGACGCTTTGTACCGCATCGCCGCCGCCGTCGAACAAAACGCCGCCCACCCGCTCGCCCGCGCCATCGTCTCCGCCGCCCAAGCGCGCGGCTTGGAGATTCCCGCCGCACAAAACGCGCAAACCGTTGTCGGCGCAGGCATTACCGCCGAAGTCGAAGGCATAGGTTTGGTGAAAGCAGGCAAACTTGATTTTACCGAATTAAAGTTGCCTGAAAACCTTTCAGACGACGTCTGGCGCATCGCAAGTATCGTCGCCGTTTCCGCCAACGGCAAACCCATCGGCGCATTCGCACTTGCCGACGCGTTGAAAGCCGATACCGCCGAAGCCATAGGCCGTCTGAAGAAACACAATATCGATGTCTATATCATGAGCGGCGACAACCAAGGCACGGTCGAATACGTCGCCAAACAGTTGGGCATCACACACGCCTTCGGTAACATGAGTCCGCGCGACAAAGCCGCCGAAGTGCAGAAACTCAAAGCCGCCGGCAAAACCGTGGCAATGGTCGGCGACGGCATCAACGACGCGCCCGCACTCGCCGCCGCCAACGTCAGCTTCGCCATGAAAGGCGGTGCGGACGTTGCCGAACACACCGCCTCCGCCACGCTGATGCAGCATTCGGTCAACCAACTCGCCGATGCCCTGTTGGTATCGCAGGCGACTTTGAAAAACATCAAGCAAAACCTGTTTTTCGCCTTCTTCTACAATATCTTGGGTATTCCGCTCGCCGCGCTTGGCTTTTTAAATCCCGTCATCGCAGGTGCGGCAATGGCGGCAAGCTCGGTTTCCGTGTTGAGCAATGCCTTGCGCCTGAAACGGGTGAATATTGAGTGA
- a CDS encoding phosphomannomutase/phosphoglucomutase — MANIARDIFKAYDIRGIVGKTLTAEAAYLIGKAIATKALEKGITRIALGRDGRLSGPGLMTQIQRGFTDSGIDVLNVGMVATPMLYFAAINECGGSGVMITGSHNPPDYNGFKMMLGEDTLAGEAIQELLAIVEKDGFVAADKQGSVTEKDISGEYHNNIVGHIKLKRPMKIVIDAGNGVGGAFAGKLYKGLGNEVTELFCEVDGNFPNHHPDPSKPKNLQDLIVELKNSDAEIGLAFDGDADRLGVVTKDGNIIYPDRQLMLFAQDVLRRNPKAKVIFDVKSTRLLAPWIKEHGGEPVMEKTGHSFIKSTMKKTGALVAGEMSGHVFFKERWFGFDDGMYAGARLLEILSAFDNPSEVLNKLPQSISTPELNIDLPEGSNGHKVIEELAANAKFEGATEIITIDGLRVEFPDGFGLMRASNTTPILVLRFEADTQEAIERIQNQFKAVIESNPALKWPL, encoded by the coding sequence ATGGCAAATATCGCCCGCGACATTTTTAAAGCCTACGACATCCGGGGCATCGTCGGTAAAACCCTGACTGCCGAAGCTGCCTACTTAATCGGTAAAGCCATTGCCACCAAAGCCTTAGAAAAAGGCATTACCCGCATCGCACTCGGCCGCGACGGCCGTTTGAGCGGTCCCGGCCTGATGACACAAATTCAACGCGGTTTTACCGACAGCGGCATCGACGTCCTCAACGTCGGTATGGTTGCCACTCCTATGCTCTACTTCGCAGCCATCAACGAATGCGGCGGCAGCGGCGTAATGATTACCGGCAGCCACAATCCGCCCGATTACAACGGTTTCAAAATGATGCTCGGCGAAGACACGCTCGCAGGCGAAGCCATTCAAGAACTTTTAGCTATTGTTGAGAAAGACGGTTTTGTTGCCGCCGACAAACAAGGCAGCGTAACCGAAAAAGACATCTCCGGCGAATACCACAACAACATCGTCGGCCACATCAAGCTCAAACGCCCGATGAAAATCGTGATTGACGCGGGCAACGGTGTCGGCGGCGCATTTGCAGGCAAACTCTACAAAGGTTTGGGCAATGAAGTGACCGAACTTTTCTGCGAAGTGGACGGCAATTTCCCTAATCACCACCCTGATCCGTCCAAACCGAAAAACCTGCAAGACCTCATCGTCGAGCTTAAAAACAGCGATGCCGAAATCGGCTTGGCATTTGACGGCGATGCCGACCGCTTGGGCGTGGTCACCAAAGACGGCAACATCATCTATCCAGACCGCCAACTGATGCTTTTTGCGCAAGACGTGTTGCGCCGCAATCCTAAAGCCAAAGTGATTTTCGACGTCAAATCCACCCGTCTGCTTGCGCCTTGGATTAAAGAACACGGCGGCGAACCTGTAATGGAAAAAACCGGCCACAGCTTCATCAAATCCACCATGAAAAAAACCGGCGCACTGGTTGCCGGCGAAATGAGCGGCCACGTTTTCTTTAAAGAACGCTGGTTCGGCTTCGACGACGGTATGTATGCCGGCGCACGCCTCTTGGAAATCCTGTCTGCCTTCGACAATCCGTCCGAAGTGTTGAACAAGCTGCCGCAAAGCATTTCCACTCCGGAACTCAACATCGACCTGCCGGAAGGCAGCAACGGCCACAAAGTGATTGAAGAGCTGGCTGCCAATGCCAAGTTTGAAGGTGCGACCGAAATCATCACCATCGATGGCTTGCGCGTTGAATTCCCTGACGGCTTCGGCCTGATGCGTGCTTCCAATACCACACCGATTTTGGTATTGCGTTTTGAAGCGGATACGCAAGAAGCAATTGAGCGCATTCAAAACCAATTCAAAGCAGTCATTGAAAGCAATCCTGCATTGAAATGGCCGCTGTAA
- a CDS encoding SMI1/KNR4 family protein, translated as MENKALWYQPFEFYSKENPATASDIAAFHAPLPESERADSLRLLEIHADQLNATGFCLPKHFFIPDELMQLWQYSVNGGILGNQQDFGYFSPAEVVSFYFIYQFWHYAPNLMPIAFDGGGVFYCYDFRQPDLPPQVVMSSSGNLGESSDELIPVGNTLAEVLAKEIMLD; from the coding sequence ATGGAAAATAAAGCATTGTGGTATCAGCCTTTTGAGTTTTATAGTAAAGAAAATCCAGCTACTGCAAGTGATATCGCCGCATTCCATGCCCCTCTGCCTGAGAGCGAACGGGCAGACTCATTACGGCTTCTTGAAATCCATGCTGATCAACTGAATGCCACAGGATTTTGTTTGCCAAAGCATTTTTTTATCCCAGATGAGCTGATGCAGCTTTGGCAGTATTCTGTAAACGGCGGTATCTTGGGGAATCAGCAGGATTTTGGTTATTTTTCACCTGCTGAAGTCGTATCATTCTATTTTATCTATCAGTTTTGGCATTACGCTCCTAATTTGATGCCAATCGCGTTCGATGGAGGAGGTGTGTTTTACTGCTATGATTTCAGACAACCCGACCTTCCTCCGCAGGTTGTGATGAGCTCATCAGGTAATCTCGGCGAAAGTAGTGATGAGCTTATCCCAGTTGGCAATACGCTGGCTGAAGTATTGGCTAAAGAGATAATGTTGGATTGA
- a CDS encoding YbhB/YbcL family Raf kinase inhibitor-like protein, with amino-acid sequence MKVSSKAIVNGEFEDKYGKRGSQFSPSGMPSYSIPFEIEDAPEGTKSFAVVLEDKDAISASGFVWTHWLISDLKRTSVAENESISATDFTQGANTWASALGKFEIEEASFYGGMAPPNNRHRYELIVYALDTVLDLPRGFRFNELHFAIQGHVLDSACVVGTYDV; translated from the coding sequence ATGAAAGTCAGCAGTAAAGCTATTGTCAACGGTGAATTTGAAGACAAATACGGCAAGCGCGGCAGTCAGTTCAGCCCGAGCGGTATGCCTTCTTATTCGATTCCTTTTGAAATCGAAGATGCGCCAGAAGGAACAAAATCGTTTGCCGTGGTGTTGGAAGACAAAGATGCCATTTCAGCATCCGGCTTCGTATGGACGCATTGGTTGATTTCGGATTTGAAACGCACTTCAGTGGCAGAAAATGAGAGTATTTCTGCAACAGATTTCACACAGGGCGCGAACACTTGGGCGAGTGCGTTGGGTAAATTTGAAATCGAAGAGGCTTCTTTTTACGGCGGTATGGCGCCACCGAACAACCGACATCGTTATGAACTGATTGTGTACGCGCTGGATACCGTTTTGGATTTACCGCGCGGTTTCCGCTTTAATGAGTTGCATTTTGCCATACAGGGCCATGTGTTGGATTCGGCATGCGTGGTCGGTACTTATGATGTGTGA
- a CDS encoding CsbD family protein yields the protein MSGELDKISGKVKEVAGDVSGNAKLEAEGLVQQGIGKVKEVVGDIEEKVGDVLQKGKEEAEHLVDEAKEKAESLINDIKSKF from the coding sequence ATGAGCGGCGAATTAGATAAAATCAGCGGTAAAGTAAAAGAAGTGGCTGGAGATGTATCCGGCAATGCTAAACTTGAAGCTGAGGGCTTGGTTCAACAAGGAATTGGCAAAGTAAAAGAAGTGGTCGGCGACATTGAAGAAAAAGTCGGCGATGTTTTGCAAAAAGGCAAAGAAGAAGCCGAGCATTTGGTTGATGAAGCCAAAGAAAAAGCTGAAAGCTTGATTAATGATATTAAAAGCAAATTTTAA
- a CDS encoding SLC13 family permease encodes MDLNAKDKTQHPENVELLSAQKPITDFKGLLTTIISAVVCFGIYYILPYSTDANKGIALLLFVAALWFTEAVHITVTALMIPILAVVLGLPDMDIKKAMAGFSDPTIYIFFGGFALATALHMQRLDRKIAVSLLRLSRGNMKVAVLMLFAVTAFLSMWISNTATAAMMLPLAMGMMSHLDQEKERKTYVFVLLGIAYCASIGGLGTVVGSPPNMIAAKALNLDFVGWMKLGLPMMLLILPLMLFSMYVILKPNLNERVEVKAESIPWTLHRVIALLIFLAAAIAWVFSSKIKAAFGISNPDTVIALIAAVAVVVFGVAQWKEVARNTDWGVLMLFGGGISLSALLQSSGASEALGQQVASTFSHSPALLVIFVVATFIIFLTEFTSNTASAALLVPIFASIAAQMGLPEQVLVFVIGVGASCAFMLPVATPPNAIVFGTGLIKQREMMNVGLLLNILCVVLVALWAYVVLM; translated from the coding sequence ATGGACTTAAACGCCAAGGATAAGACTCAGCATCCTGAAAACGTCGAGCTTCTCAGTGCGCAGAAGCCGATTACCGACTTCAAAGGGCTGCTGACGACCATTATCTCTGCTGTTGTCTGCTTCGGCATTTATTACATTCTTCCCTACAGTACCGATGCCAACAAAGGTATCGCGCTGTTGCTTTTCGTTGCGGCACTTTGGTTTACCGAAGCCGTACACATTACCGTTACCGCGCTGATGATCCCTATCCTTGCCGTTGTACTCGGCCTCCCGGATATGGACATCAAAAAAGCAATGGCAGGTTTCTCCGACCCGACGATTTACATCTTCTTCGGTGGCTTTGCGCTTGCAACCGCCCTGCACATGCAGCGTCTCGACCGTAAAATCGCCGTCAGCCTGTTGCGCCTGTCCCGCGGCAATATGAAAGTTGCCGTATTGATGCTGTTTGCCGTTACCGCCTTCCTGTCTATGTGGATCAGTAACACTGCGACTGCCGCGATGATGCTGCCTTTGGCAATGGGTATGATGAGCCACCTCGACCAAGAAAAAGAACGCAAAACCTACGTTTTCGTCCTGCTCGGTATCGCCTACTGCGCCAGTATCGGCGGTTTGGGTACCGTGGTCGGTTCTCCTCCGAACATGATTGCCGCCAAAGCGCTGAACTTGGACTTCGTCGGCTGGATGAAGCTCGGCTTGCCGATGATGCTGTTGATTCTGCCGCTGATGCTGTTTTCCATGTACGTCATCCTCAAACCTAATTTGAACGAGCGCGTGGAAGTTAAAGCCGAATCTATCCCTTGGACTTTGCACCGCGTTATCGCGCTGTTGATTTTCTTGGCCGCTGCCATCGCTTGGGTATTCAGCTCCAAAATCAAAGCCGCATTCGGTATTTCCAACCCTGATACCGTTATCGCCCTGATTGCCGCCGTTGCCGTCGTCGTATTCGGCGTGGCGCAATGGAAAGAAGTTGCCCGCAATACCGACTGGGGTGTATTGATGCTCTTCGGTGGCGGTATCAGCTTGAGCGCATTGCTGCAATCTTCCGGCGCATCTGAAGCATTGGGTCAGCAAGTTGCTTCCACGTTCTCCCATTCTCCTGCATTGCTGGTGATTTTCGTGGTTGCCACCTTCATCATCTTCCTGACCGAGTTCACCAGTAACACGGCTTCCGCCGCCCTGCTTGTGCCTATTTTCGCCAGCATCGCCGCGCAAATGGGCCTGCCGGAACAAGTCTTGGTATTCGTCATCGGTGTAGGCGCATCTTGTGCCTTCATGCTGCCGGTTGCCACACCACCTAACGCGATTGTGTTTGGTACAGGCTTAATCAAACAACGCGAAATGATGAATGTCGGCTTATTGCTGAACATCCTCTGCGTGGTACTGGTTGCTCTGTGGGCTTATGTTGTACTGATGTAA
- the trpD gene encoding anthranilate phosphoribosyltransferase, translating to MITPQQAIERLISNNELFYDEMTDLMRQIMSGQVPPEQIAAILTGLRIKVETVSEITAAASVMREFATKVPLENADDLVDIVGTGGDGAKTFNISTTSMFVAAAAGAKVAKHGGRSVSSSSGAADVMEQMGTNLNLNPEQVAQSIQQTGIGFMFAPNHHSAMRYVAPVRRSLGFRSIFNILGPLTNPAGAANQLLGVFHIDLCGILSRVLQQLGSKHVLVVCGEGGLDEITLTGKTRVAELKDGKITEYDISPADFGMEVRRNLDEIKVENAQESLQKMNEVLDGKAGAARDIVVLNAAAALYAGNVIASLADGVKAAQEAIDSGKAKAKKDEFIEFGKQFA from the coding sequence ATGATTACCCCTCAACAAGCGATTGAACGCCTCATCAGCAACAACGAACTTTTCTACGATGAAATGACCGACCTCATGCGCCAAATCATGAGCGGCCAAGTTCCGCCCGAGCAAATCGCCGCCATTCTGACCGGCCTGCGGATTAAAGTTGAAACCGTTTCCGAGATTACCGCCGCAGCCAGCGTGATGCGCGAATTTGCCACTAAAGTGCCGCTGGAAAACGCCGATGACTTGGTCGATATTGTCGGCACAGGCGGCGACGGTGCCAAAACTTTCAATATTTCCACGACTTCCATGTTTGTCGCGGCTGCGGCAGGCGCGAAAGTCGCCAAACACGGCGGCCGCTCCGTTTCTTCATCCAGCGGCGCTGCCGATGTCATGGAACAAATGGGCACCAACCTCAACCTCAACCCCGAACAGGTCGCCCAAAGCATTCAGCAAACCGGCATCGGCTTTATGTTCGCACCCAACCATCACAGCGCCATGCGCTATGTTGCCCCCGTCCGCCGTTCGCTCGGCTTCCGCAGCATCTTCAATATCTTGGGCCCGCTGACCAATCCTGCCGGCGCGGCAAACCAACTCTTGGGCGTGTTCCACATCGACTTGTGCGGCATTCTTTCCCGCGTATTGCAACAGCTTGGCTCCAAACATGTTTTGGTTGTGTGCGGCGAAGGCGGTTTGGATGAAATCACGCTGACCGGCAAAACCCGCGTTGCCGAACTGAAAGACGGCAAAATCACCGAATACGACATCAGCCCAGCCGATTTCGGCATGGAAGTCCGCCGCAATTTAGACGAAATCAAAGTCGAAAACGCGCAAGAATCCCTGCAAAAAATGAACGAAGTGTTGGACGGCAAAGCCGGTGCCGCACGCGATATCGTCGTCCTTAATGCCGCTGCCGCGCTCTATGCAGGAAATGTGATTGCTTCGCTGGCGGATGGTGTCAAAGCCGCTCAAGAAGCCATCGACTCCGGCAAAGCCAAAGCCAAAAAAGACGAATTTATCGAATTTGGCAAACAGTTTGCCTAA